One Lepisosteus oculatus isolate fLepOcu1 chromosome 12, fLepOcu1.hap2, whole genome shotgun sequence genomic window, AGGAGCCCGCCCGTCCACTGGGGGGCGCCCCAGGTCCGATTCGAGGGAGGAGCTGAGAGAAGGGGTGGCCCTGGGGACCCCAGACCCccggcgccccctgctgtctgCATTATTGCAACATTATTCTTGTTACTTCGATTAtcctcactgacagactgcgTCTCTGTCTCCTGTCCTTTCTGTTACTCTGATTGTATATaaacagtttgttttgttttgacgGCTCGTGTCTGGCTGCTTTATTCTAAAGGtggggagtgtgtgtgagagaaaggTGTGTATCTGTTAGTGGTGTTGGAGAGGATTGCGTGTTGTGTatcagtgagagaggagaggggtgtGTATTCCTGTGAgtgtgggctgtgtgtgctTGCGAGAGAGGAGTGAGATGAGTGAACGATCACAGTGAGAGGTTTGTATAGTAGTGAGGAGTGTGACtggtgggctgtgtgtgtgtgtgtagctgtgaGAGGGGTGTGTGACtggggggctgtgtgtgtgtgtgtagctgtgaGAGGGGAGTGTGACTGGGGGgctgtgtgtgtagctgtgaGAGGGGAGTGTGATCggtgggctctgtgtgtgtgtgtagctgtgaGAGGGGAGTGTGACtggggggctgtgtgtgtgtgtgtgtagctgtgaGAGGGGTGTGTGACtggggggctgtgtgtgtgtgtgtgtagctgtgaGAGGGGAGTGTGACTGGGGGgctgtgtgtgtagctgtgaGAGGGGAGTGTGATCggtgggctctgtgtgtgtgtagctgtgaGAGGGGAGTGTGACtggggggctgtgtgtgtgtgtgtagctgtgaGAGGGGAGTGTGATTGGTGGGctctgtgtggtgtgtgtgtagctgtgaGAGGGGAGTGTGACTggtgggctctgtgtgtgtgtagctgtgaGAGGGGAGTGTGACtggggggctgtgtgtgtgtgtgtagctgtgaGAGGGGAGTGTGACTggtgggctctgtgtgtgtgcgcgggGGTCGGGGTGAGATGGACGTCACGAGGGGCAGGGCTGGCCTCACCTCgctctgtccgtctgtccagCAGGGAGGGGTCCTGTCAGTCTCTGCTCCGTCTTGAACAGACAGACCCAACAGGCGGTCAGTCACTGGTCAGTCACGGGCCTTTATTGGCACGATTGGTGCCGAAACAGCACAACATCCACAGCAGGTACAGCAGAAACGGGAGACGGCCATCACACGCCATGGCAGCGAGACCGTGGGGCTCCACTGCATCCcccccagcagcagctgtgcagaGTCTGGGTGTTGGAGGGTGGGCTCCCCGCCGCTGGCTGGACAGTGAGCGTGGGTCCAGCTCAGACCCCGTCTCTGCCAGGCTGCAGTTCCATGTGGGGCCACTAGAGGGAGCGCTCTTCTTCCTCAGGCCCCCGGCGGGTAGAGTCTCCTTCCAGAACGGGCAGGACAGGACAGAGCCGGGATCAGTCCAGACGGGACCGGCCCTACTCCGAGGTCTCTTCCCCGCCGCACCTCCCCagcccggccagcagggggcggtgcCGCCCCACGTTGGCGATCCTGGCCTGGACGCGCCGGGCGCACTCCCCGACCCGCTGCGCCGTCTCCAGGCGGTCCGAGCCCCCCTCCAGGACGCCCTGGAGGGCGTGGGCCAGCTCGCCGGCGCCGCGAGGCAGCAGCCGCCCACACCGCGCCGCCCCCAGCGCCAGCCCGACCCCCGCCGCCCAGTCCAGGGCGCCGTCGCGCAGCGCGCGGAGCTCGGGGTCCCCGGCCACGCGCTCGTCCAGCTCCGCGGCGGTCAGCCCCTCCGCCAGCAGGCCGGCTCGCGCCCGGGCGCAGGCCTCCCCCGCCCGGCCCGCGGCCTCCAGCGCGGCGGACAGGCCCTGCGCCAGCCTCCGCTGCACGCGCCACACCCGCCGGCGGTACCAGCGCAGCGCCAGCGCCAGCCCCCCCGCCGCGCCCACCGCGGGGGCCAGCGCCACGCCCATCGTGTACACCGCGGACACGGCGCCCACCGCGGCCAGCGCCGCCACCGGCAGGGCCTGGAGCACGGGCCGGACCGGGACCACGCTCCGTGCGAACTGGCCCAGCTTCCGGAGGTCGCTCTCCAGCGCCGCCCTGCTGGTGGCGGAGGAGCTCAGCTGGCTGAGGAGCTGCTCCACCTCCCCGCGCCAGGCCGCCTCGGGCTCCCTGCCAGAGGAGAAGCAACAGGCCCGGAGTCAGTCCGGACCGGCCCGCTGTCAGGACAGAACCAGCATCAGTCAGGCTGGACCGGCCCGCTGTCAGGACAGAACAGAGCAACAGAACCAGCATCAGTCAGTCCGGACCGGCCCGGTGTCAGGACAGAACCAGCATCAGTCAGTCCAGACCGGCCCGCTGTCAGGACAGAACCAGCATCAGTCAGGCTGGACCGGCCCGCTGTCAGGACAGAACAGAGCAACAGAACCAGCATCAGTCAGTCTGGACCGGCCCAGTGTCAGGACAGAACCAGCATCAGTCAGTCCGGACTGGCCCGCTGTCAGGACAGAACCAGCATCAGTCAGGCTGGACCGGCCCGCTGTCAGGACAGAACAGAGCAACAGAACCAGCATCAGTCAGTCCGGACCGGCCCAGTGTCAGGACAGAACCAGCATCAGTCAGTCCGGACCGGCCCGCTGTCAGGACAGAACCAGCATCAGTCAGGCTGGACCGGCCTGCTGTCAGGACAGAACAGAGCAACAGAACCAGCATCAGTCAGTCTGGACCGGCCCAGTGTCAGGACAGAACCAGCATCAGTCAGTCCGGACCGGCCCGCTGTCAGGACAGAACCAGCATCAGTCAGGCTGGACCGGCCCGCTGTCAGGACAGAACAGAGCAACAGAACCAGCATCAGTCAGTCCGGACCGGCCCGGTGTCAGGACAGAACCAGCATCAGTCAGTCCGGACCGGCCCGCTGTCAGGACAGAACAGAGCAACAGAACCAGCATCAGTCAGGGGAGAGGGGGTCTGTCCTGAGGGGGTACAGTCTGCagtggggagagggggggggtcTGTCCTGAGGGGGTACAGTCTGCAGTGGGGAGAGGGGGGTCTGTCCTGAGGGGGTACTGGGGTCTAGAAAGGGCTTGATCAGGTTTAGGAAAGGGGCTCCCTTACCCCTCGTCCTCTGGGTCAGACAGGGGCCCCGGCTCCTCCCCAGCCTGCAGCCTGTCCATCCCGCCAGCGCCCCCTGCGGGCAACAGGAGCAACAGCGACACCGTCCGCGACGCACAGGGTGGAAGTACAGGCGAGTCGCTGATTGTGCGCCATGGgcggaattaaaaaaagagactaAAAtgactatatatatacacaaactAAACTTCTGTAAAATGCAAAACTAATACGAGgaggtaaaaaaaacaccaacgaGGTTCCGGGTCTCACACCCACGGGTGCGCGTGAGCGAACTGTTGACGTGATGAGCCGGGAAAGACGCAGCTGGTGTGTAGATTTGTAATTAAAAGGCCACAGGAGCGTCTTTCATTGACTATGTGGATTGCAattgttaagaaaataaaataataataattgttaagACAAGACCCTCTCTGTATATAAAACACATAACATGAACAGTGGTAAATAATGAACACATTAATAACGTTCAGGAATTAGCGGACAAACCTTCCTCCCCGCGTCTCTCCGGTCAGCCGAGTGGGTTCCGGACACGGGCCTGTCCGAACCGGCACCGCAGCGGAGCCGGAAACTCGGAAACGGAACACTgcgctttttttatttcacggAAAACGACCTTGCAAACGCTGTGCGTTAGTGGAGCTGGACTCACACACTGCCCCCCCGTGCCGGCCGCAGGGCTCTGCTCCGCGACGAGACCAGACCACAGACCCACGCAGCCCACTCGTCCGCCGAGGAAACTCCGAGGTTTCTGGGATGGAACATCCCGGATGGAGCAGACGCACAGGGACCCGCGTGCCGGCCAAGCGCGCTCAGGAGAGCTGGCGCTGGTCCAGGACTCGGCTCCGGTTCCGCCCCTGCAGCAGCCCCGCTCACGGCTGCCCGCCCGGAGACGAGCTCACAGAGACACCGGCAGCAAGGCCCGAGCCCATGGAGCTGGGCCGTGGCGCCGGGCGGGTCAGGGGGACAGGACTCGCACCGtcttgtatgaaaactgtagCTCAGGGCCCAGTCAGCGCGGGTTTGAGACACTGCAGGGAAACAAGACACTCTGGGCAGCAGTGGTGGGTCACGGGCGGAGCTGCACCAGAGCTGCCTGAGGAATATTTCAGGGACAGGAATTCAGTCACAGGGACACAAAtattctatacagtatactgctgcTCTGGGATCAGCAGAGAACAGGAAACGGACAGGTTGCTGTGCTGAAGTGACTGAACTGCTCTCCGGCtcttgtgtgcgtgtgtgtgtgcgtgcgtcaCCCGTCTCCATCCCGCTGGGTGCTTGTGAGCAGAGCCCCACTGTGCCCATCCCATCAGCGTGGCAGAGAAATAAACACCCCCTGAGCTCAACACGAGCGACCGGCCCCAGAGAAACACCCCCTGAGCTCAACACGAGCGACCGGCCGCAGGGAAACACCCCCTGAGCTCAACACGAGCGACCGGCCGCAGGGAAACACCCCCTGAGCTCAACACGAGCGACCGGCCGCAGGGAAACAGCCCCTGAGCTCAACACGAGCGACCGGCCGCAGGGAAACAGCCCCTGAGCTCAACACGAGCGACCGGCCGCAGGGAAACAGCCCCTGAGCTCAACACGAGCGACCGGCCGCAGGGAAACAGCCCCTGAGCTCAACACGAGCGACCGGCCGCAGGGAAACAGCCCCTGAGCTCAACACGAGCGACCGGCCGCAGGGAAACAGCCCCTGAGCTCAACACGAGCGACCGGCCGCAGGGAAACAGCCCCTGAGCTCAACACGAGCGACCGGCCGCAGGGAAACAGCCCCTGAGCTCAACACGAGCGACCGGCCGCAGGGAAACAGCCCCTGAGCTCAACACGAGCGACCGGCCGCAGGGAAACAGCCCCTGAGCTCAACACGAGCGACCGGCCGCAGGGAAACACCCCCTGAGCTCAACACGAGCGACCGGCCCCAGGGAAACACCCCCTGAGCTCAACACGAGCGACCGGCCCCAGGGAAACACCCCCTGAGCTCAACACGAGCGACCGGCCGCAGGGAAACAGCCCCTGAGCTCAACACGAGCGACCGGCCCCAGGGAAACACCCCCTGAGCTCAACACGAGCGACCGGCCGCAGGGAAACACCCCCTGAGCTCAACACGAGCGACCGGCCCCAGAGAAACACCCCCTGAGCTCAACACGAGCGACCGGCCCCAGAGAAACACCCCCTGAGCTCAACACGAGCGACCGGCCCCAGGGAAACACCCCCTGAGCTCAACACGAGCGACCGGCCCCAGGGAAACACCCCCTGAGCTCAACACGAGCGACCGGCCCCAGGGAAACACCCCCTGAGCTCAACACGAGCGACCGGCCGCAGGGAAACAGCCCCTGAGCTCAACACGAGCGACCGGCCGCAGGGAAACACCCCCTGAGCTCAACACGAGCGACCGGCCGCAGGGAAACAGCCCCTGAGCTCAACACGAGCGACCGGCCGCAGGGAAACACCCCCTGAGCTCAACACGAGCGACCGGCCGCAGGGAAACACCCCCTGAGCTCAACACGAGCGACCGGCCGCAGGGAAACAGCCCCTGAGCTCAACACGAGCGACCGGCCGCAGGGAAACAGCCCCTGAGCTCAACACGAGCGACCGGCCGCAGGGAAACAGCCCCTGAGCTCAACACGAGCGACCGGCCGCAGGGAAACAGCCCCTGAGCTCAACACGAGCGACCGGCCGCAGGGAAACAGCCCCTGAGCCCGTGTTCAGATACGCACGACCGACCAATAACACCTGCAGTCTGGCGAATCCGTTTCCATACGACTCTTCGAGACTCGGGTACAAGCCAGGGAAAACAGACAGAGTGACACAGCAGGAATATCTGTCATCTGTGCAGCATTTTGACCCAAAACATCCAACCTGATGCCTCACACAAACGTAATAAAAAGACAGAGCCAGCAtgcagagagaacagagccacacacacacacacacacacacacacaccagccccCACCCGTACCCTCACGAGGACCGGACTGGACCGAACCGGGCCGAGAGTCTGAACCGGACTCCCTGCGGACATGGGGAAGGGTCACAGAGGCCAGACAGGGAAGTTTATTAACTTGTTCAAGATCATTTACAGCTGTGGCCCCATGCCCATCGCAGGGGCACACCAGCACTGGAACGGGCCGGGGGCCCGGGGGCCCAGGGGCCCGGGGAGCCAGAGCAACAGGCTGCTCTCCAGCGCTCACTGAACCGGGCTCACTGGGACAGCGAGCAGAGTCCGCGTCACTCCCCCCCGAGGGAGCGACTGCACAAGTCCATGTTGATCTGCAGGAGGCGCGCTGCTCTCTAGCGCCCCCTGCGGCCTCCACGGCCCCCCCTCACTTTCTTCCGGAATCCGCTGGATTGCTCCGAGTCCTCGGCCTCCCCCTCCGCACCCCCCCTCGGACGTTTCTTCTGCTCACCCTGCTCCTTCAtctcctgagagagagagacaaggggttaatacacacactcctcctgcacactactgtacactgacactgcactgagagagagaggggttaatacacacactcctcctgcacactactgtacactgacactgcactgagagagaggggttaatacacacactcctcctgcacactactgtacactgacactgcactgagagagaggggggttaatacacacactcctcctgcacactactgtacactgacactgcactgagagagaggggttaatacacacactcctcctgcacactactgtacactgacactgcactgagagagagaaaggggttaatacacacactcctcctgcacactactgtacactgacactgcactgagagagagaggggttaatacacacactcctcctgcacactactgtacactgacactgcactgagagagaggggttaatacacacactcctcctgcacactactgtacactgacactgcactgagagagaggggttaatacacacactcctcctgcacactactgtacactgacactgcactgagagagaggggggttaatacacacactcctcctgcacactactgtacactgacactgcactgagagagaggggttaatacacacactcctcctgcacactactgtacactgacactgcactgagagagagaaaggggttaatacacacactcctcctgcacactactgtacactgacactg contains:
- the LOC138242091 gene encoding uncharacterized protein isoform X1; the protein is MFHPRNLGVSSADEWAAWVCGLVSSRSRALRPARGGSVDSPVLPPCASRTVSLLLLLPAGGAGGMDRLQAGEEPGPLSDPEDEGEPEAAWRGEVEQLLSQLSSSATSRAALESDLRKLGQFARSVVPVRPVLQALPVAALAAVGAVSAVYTMGVALAPAVGAAGGLALALRWYRRRVWRVQRRLAQGLSAALEAAGRAGEACARARAGLLAEGLTAAELDERVAGDPELRALRDGALDWAAGVGLALGAARCGRLLPRGAGELAHALQGVLEGGSDRLETAQRVGECARRVQARIANVGRHRPLLAGLGRCGGEETSE
- the LOC138242091 gene encoding uncharacterized protein isoform X2, which translates into the protein MDRLQAGEEPGPLSDPEDEGEPEAAWRGEVEQLLSQLSSSATSRAALESDLRKLGQFARSVVPVRPVLQALPVAALAAVGAVSAVYTMGVALAPAVGAAGGLALALRWYRRRVWRVQRRLAQGLSAALEAAGRAGEACARARAGLLAEGLTAAELDERVAGDPELRALRDGALDWAAGVGLALGAARCGRLLPRGAGELAHALQGVLEGGSDRLETAQRVGECARRVQARIANVGRHRPLLAGLGRCGGEETSE